The genome window AAAAAAGAGCTGTTTGAACCGTTCGTACCGGGTGAGGTCCGGATGTACGCCTGTGGACCGACCGTGTATGATCGCGCCCACATCGGCCACGCGCGCGCCGCCCTGACCTTCGACGTGATCTGGCGCTACCTGGAGCTCCGAGGGTACAAGGTCCTCTACGTACGGAATTATACGGATGTGGACGATAAGATTATCCAACGGGCGGCGGAGCTGGGACAGCCGCGAGAATCACTGGTGGAGGAGCAGATCGAGGCCTATCGCCAGGATATGCGGGCTTTGGGGCTCAGAACGCCATCGGAGGAGCCTCGGGCTACGCAACATATCCGGGAGATGATTGAGATCATCCAGGCCTTAATGGTCAAGGGGGTCGCGTATTCCGTGGATGGCGATGTGTATTTCGAGGTCAGGCGAGCGCCTGACTATGGGAAGCTTTCTCATCGAGGTCTCGACGAGTTGCGGGCGGGGGCGAGGGTTGAGGTAGATCCGCGGAAGCGCGATCCCCTCGATTTTGCCTTGTGGAAGGCATCGCGGCCTGGGGAGCCCGCGTGGGAGAGCCCGTGGGGTCCAGGCAGGCCAGGTTGGCATATCGAGTGCTCGGCCATGTCGATGAAATACCTTGGAGAGACCTTTGACATTCACGGTGGGGGGGCTGATCTGATCTTTCCCCATCATGAGAACGAGATTGCGCAGTCGGAGTACGCGACCGGTAAGCCGTTTGCGCGCTACTGGCTCCATAACGGGTTCGTCAACATCCGCGCCGAAAAGATGTCGAAGTCGCTGGGCAATGTCCTGACCGTCCGGGAGCTCCTCGATCGCACCAGCCCTTGTGCGCTCAAGCTGTTCCTGCTCGGAACCCACTATCGGGCGCCCGTAGATTTTTCAGACGATGCGCTGAACAGCGCCAAGGCTGCAGCGGCTCGATTCCATACTGTACTAGATGAGGTGCAGCGTTCCCGAGATACCCAGAGTCCAAGGACTGACCTTTCCCGCATTGATCCCCTCCCTCTTTCGGATCAGATTCGTGAGGCGGAGCAAGAGTTCACGGATGCGATGGATGATGATTTGAATACGCCACGTGCGCTGGCCGCATTGTTTAATCTGACCAGGGGGATAAACGTTGCCCTGAGAGATGCTGATGGTGCGCCGAAGCAATCTCTCGCGCACGCTCTGAGCAAGGCGGGAGACACGTTATGGAAGCTGGGATCGGTGTTGGGCGGCTTATTTGAGGGCCTACGGGAAAAAGTCGAGCGGATCAATAGCACTCCAGGTACTGATGCTTTGGCTGTCGGATCGTCGGTCCCGGTTCTCAGAATATCGGGGGACAATTACTCTAAAGCTCGAGATGCTGTCGAGTTGGCGATTGTATCAAGACAATCTCTGCCGGTGGACGCGATTAAGACTATAGTAGAATATCGCATGCAATGCCGAGAGACGAAGGACTGGGAGACTGCCG of Candidatus Methylomirabilis sp. contains these proteins:
- the cysS gene encoding cysteine--tRNA ligase, producing MALAIYNTLRQKKELFEPFVPGEVRMYACGPTVYDRAHIGHARAALTFDVIWRYLELRGYKVLYVRNYTDVDDKIIQRAAELGQPRESLVEEQIEAYRQDMRALGLRTPSEEPRATQHIREMIEIIQALMVKGVAYSVDGDVYFEVRRAPDYGKLSHRGLDELRAGARVEVDPRKRDPLDFALWKASRPGEPAWESPWGPGRPGWHIECSAMSMKYLGETFDIHGGGADLIFPHHENEIAQSEYATGKPFARYWLHNGFVNIRAEKMSKSLGNVLTVRELLDRTSPCALKLFLLGTHYRAPVDFSDDALNSAKAAAARFHTVLDEVQRSRDTQSPRTDLSRIDPLPLSDQIREAEQEFTDAMDDDLNTPRALAALFNLTRGINVALRDADGAPKQSLAHALSKAGDTLWKLGSVLGGLFEGLREKVERINSTPGTDALAVGSSVPVLRISGDNYSKARDAVELAIVSRQSLPVDAIKTIVEYRMQCRETKDWETADAIRAWLADLGVVVDDTAHGARWRVEGRKPLKTQAP